A segment of the uncultured Desulfobulbus sp. genome:
TACTGCGGTTTGATTATCTACGGCGGGTATATCTATCTCAGTAAGGTCAAGAAGATCGGCATTGAGCTTGAGGATATCCCGGTGGCGACCTGGATTGCCCGTTCCATTCTCATCATCGGCTTTGTCTTTCTCACCATTCGTATCCTGATTCTTCTCTGGAATGTACTTCGCGGCGAGGTGGATGCGTTTCGTCACGCCGATGAGGCCAAGGAATCAATGGAGATTGTTGAAGAACTGAAAAATGGGGGGAGCAAGGCATGACCACTGTAGCGCTCTTTGGCCTGTTGTTGATCTGTATGCTCTTGGGGATGCCCATTGCCTTTGCCCTTGGTCTTTCCAGCATTACGACCATCCTCTTCTTTTCCAACGATTCGCTGGCTTCCATTGCCCTTAAACTCTTTGAAGCCCTGTCATCGCATTACACCCTGCTGGCTATTCCGTTTTTTATTTTGTCCTCCGCCTTTCTTTCCACCGGCGGAGTGGCCAAGCGGATCATTCGTTTTGCCTTGAGCATTGTCGGACACATCCGTGGCGGCATGGCCATGGCCTCGGTGCTCGCCTGCATGATCTTTGCCGCGGTTTCCGGTTCCTCGCCCGCCACCGTTGCAGCCATCGGATCCATCGTCATTGCCGGCATGGTCCGTGCCGGCTATCCGGAGAGCTTTGCTGCCGGTGTCATCACCAATGCGGGGACCCTGGGCATTCTTATCCCGCCGTCGATCGTCATGCTTGTCTATGCGGCGGCCACGGAGGTATCCGCTGCCCGTATGTTCATGGCGGGCTTTGTTCCGGGCCTACTCATGGGCGGCATCTTGATGGTTGCGATCTACATCGTTGCCCGGATCAAAAATATTCCCGCATTGCCCTGGGCCGGATTTAAGGAGGTTCTCTCCTCCGGTGGTTCCGCCCTGGGCGGCCTGATGCTGATCATCATTGTCCTGGGGTCTATCTACGGCGGTATTGCCAGCCCCACCGAGGCGGCTGCGGTTTCCGCGCTGTACGCCTTTGGCGTGGCCATTTTCGGCTATCGCGATATCGGCCCGATGAAACATATTCCCTACCGCAAGCCAGGTGAAGGCCTCGGCGCTGCCATTGGCCGCAACATGGTCCAATCGGTCATTGCGATTCCCAAGTGCGTCACGGACAAAGAGGTGAACAAGGTGCTGATCGACGCCTCCAAGGTGAGTATCATGCTCCTGTTCATCATTGCCAATGCCATGCTCTTTGCACATGTGCTCACCACCGAGCGCATTCCCCATCATCTGGCGGAGATGATTCTCGGCATGGGACTGGAAGCCTGGTCGTTTTTGATCGTGGTCAACCTGCTGCTTTTGGCTGCCGGTAACTTCATGGAGCCCTCGGCCATCCTCCTGATCATGGCCCCGATCCTTTTTCCCATTGCGATGAAACTGGGCATCGACCCGATCCATCTTGGTATCGTCATGGTGGTGAACATGGAAATCGGCATGCTGACCCCGCCGGTCGGCCTCAACCTGTTTGTTACTGCCGGAATTACCGGACAGAGTATCGGCTGGGTCATCCGCGCCTCCTTTCCCTGGCTGTTGCTCCTTCTCCTCTTTCTTGCACTTGTTACCTACATTCCGCAGATTTCACTCTGTCTGCCTGAGTTTATCGATCAACTTCACGGGTATAATTAATCCCCGCTTGCAAGCCCCCTCTCCCCAGGTTGGACAGGGGGCTTCAGCCTTTTAAGGAGAACGCCATGGTTCCTCGTCCAGAAATCAATACCATTCTCTACGCCACCGATCTCGGCGAACAGACCCGTCCTGTTTTTCGCATGGCCGTCAGCCAGGCTCGCCGTTACGATGCCCGTATTCTCATGATGCATGTGGTACCTCCCTTGGGCAGCAGTGCCCTCTCCATCGTCGATTCGTACCTTTCCCGCGAGGATGCGGAAAAACTGCACCAGGATGGCATGAAAAACCTTTTGGCAACGATGAAGGCACGTATCGAGCGGTTTAAAGAGGAGGAAATCGAGGCCTACAACATTAACCGTGTCCCTGTGACCGAGATTATTGTCGTCAGCGGTAGCTACCCCAGCCATGAAATTCTTCGTGTCGCTGAGGAGCACAAGGTCGATATGATTGTCATGGGCAAGTCAACCCACAGTTTTTTCAATGCCGACGTCATGGGCACCACTGCCCGGAGGGTGACCAGGTTCAGCCGTATTCCGGTGTTGCTTGTTCCCAACAATCCCCTATGAAATGAACGTCCTGCCGAAAGAGAGAGAAGATGATCGCTGAAGGAATGAAGCTGACCCTGCTCGGGGTCGGCGTTGTGTACCTGTTTTTGAGTTTGCTGGTCGTGGTGATCAAGGTGGCCTCTAGGGTGCTCAAGCCACTCACGGATAAGGAAGAGGCGGCTTACCATGCCCTACCTGTCAAAAAAACTGTAAGTCGCCGCGCGGAAGAAGAGATGCAGCGTGTCATGGCGGTGATCAATGCCGCTATAACTGCTCATCAAGAGCGCAAGGCGGCTGCCGCGCTTTTTCAGGAAAGAACACAGTCCATTGCCGCAACGAGTGCTTCCTTACCAGGGGGAAGCATGCAGTTGACGGAGTCGCAGAAATATCGTGAACCGCGCCGGCGGCCCTATCGTGCCGGGGAACTGTTCCTTCGGGACCGCTCGACCCTGGCCGGTTACCTCTATCACCGCTAAGAGCGATGGGTCAGAAACCACCCATTGTTGCGTGCTCGTTGGTTGTTGCCGTGGTGCTGGCTGCCCGGTGCTGATTTTCATTTGTTCTGTACGAGAGAAGAGAAGGTATGAATACAATTTCCCGTTATAAGGTCACCGTCGACGGTATAACCTACCATGTTCAAGTCGAAGACGAATCCGGAGAGGTTGCATCCGTCAATCGTGCCGACGAGCTGCAGGGAAGTAAACCGCACCGTCAGCCGATCGAGGTGCGCACCCATCTCCCCGGCAACATCTATGAAGTACTGTGCGCTGAAGGCGACCGGGTCAAAAAGGGGGAGACTGTCGTCATCCTTGAGGCAATGAAAATGGAATCCCCAATCTATGCCACAGAGGATGGGGTGGTCAAGTCGGTAGAGGTCAGCAAGGGGCAAACCGTTAAAGCCGGCCAGGTGTTGGTCGTTATTGCCTGACCTCTCCCCCACAGTCAACCATGAAGAAATATTGTCTTGTCTGGACCCTTGTTCTGCCCACGCTCCTGCTGATAAACCCGTTTGCAGGTACCCCGACTGCGCTGGCAGCCGAGCCAGGCCTGCACACCGTACCGGGTATGTGGGAAATGTTGAGCCAATTCTGGCAATCAACCGGCATTATCCAGTTTGTCCTGCCGGAGAACGGTCAGTGGACCGATGGGGTTGGCCGGTTGATCATGATAGCCGTCGGGGTGTTATTGCTCTACCTGGCCATTGCCCGTGAATTTGAACCACTGTTGCTCCTCCCCATCGGATTCGGCTCAATTCTTTCCAATATTCCGTTGGCCGGCATGAATGACCCCGGCGGCCTTCTTTACTTTATTTATACCATCGGTATCAAGTCAGGCGCTTTTCCGTTGATCATCTTCATGGGCATCGGCACATTGACCGATTTCGGCCCCATGCTGGCCAATCCCAAAACCGCCCTCCTCGGTGCGGCTGCCCAATTCGGCATCTTTACCACCTTGATCGGGGCACTGTTGCTCTCCGAATATGTTCCGGGTATCGATTTCAACCTCTTGGACGCAGCCTCCATCGGTATTATCGGTGGAGCTGACGGACCGACCGCCATCTTTCTCTCGAGCCAACTCTCGCCACGGCTGCTTGGGTCCATTGCCGTTGCCGCCTATTCCTACATGGCCCTGGTCCCCATCATTCAACCGCCGATCATGCGCCTTCTGACCACCACCGGCGAACGGCGTATCCGCATGAGTCAAATGCGCTACGTGGGCAAGGTTGAGAAAATTGTCTTTCCGCTGATCGTGCTTGCGCTCAGTATCTTTTTGCTGCCCTCTGCCGCTCCGCTCATCGGCATGTTCATGTTTGGTAATCTGATGCGTGAATGCGGGGTGGTGGATCGCCTTTCAAAAACAGCACAAAATGCACTGCTCAATATCGTGACCATATTTCTGGGATTGGGGGTCGGTGCGCAGATGACGGCAGAGAAGTTTCTCAATGCCTCGACCTTGGGCATCCTCTTTCTGGGTGTTATCGCCTTTTCCATCGGGACCGCTTCCGGCGTACTGATGGCGAAGCTGATGAACCTGCTCCCTGGCACAAAAATTAACCCCCTGATCGGGTCTGCGGGGGTCTCGGCCGTTCCCATGGCGGCACGGGTCAGCCATCGTTTGGGTATGGAGGCTGATCCGGAAAATATGCTGCTGATGCATGCCATGGGGCCCAATGTTGCCGGTGTTATCGGTTCGGCTGTTGCTGCAGGGGTGTTGCTGACCTTGAAAAACTTTGCCGGCTGACGACGGTCTTCACGAAGACGACCAAAGCTCCTGCAGCCAAGGTGCTTTCGTCTCTCGTTCAGTTCTGTCCGGTTATGGTTGACTTCTCTTCGATTTTTGTTTTTATTTCTTGCAAATAGGAAGGTTGTTCGCCACAGAAAAATCGTTGATACCGGTTGTGAGGAGGGCTGATGATCGTTCGGGTTATAATGACGCGCAAGGTGGCCAGACACGGCAAAGGACTTGATGTGACCCTGTTGCCGGTTCTGTCCGAATTACTGATGGAGCTTCGCTCCATTGCCAATCAGCAGTCCGGATATATTTCCGGAGAAACCCTGCGCAATGTCCATGAGCCGGAAGAGTACGTGGTCATCAGTACCTGGCGTTCCATTGAAGATTGGCAACGCTGGTTTGCCAATGAAAAGCGAGCCGAACTCGAAGGGAAGGTCGATGCACTGATCGGCTCGCCGACCACCTATAAGATCTACAGTTATTACTGACCTTCCTGTATTTTTTCTTGTTTTGCGGGCCGCTTCCTTGGGAGTCGGCCTTTTTTTGTGCATGCCCGGCTTGCCCCTCTTTTGCTTCCCTTCCATTTTGACAGCCTCGTTAAAAGTCAAAAGTTGAGAAATCGAGGTTCGTCAAATCAATAGGTTAGAAGGCAAGAAACGTCGTTTTCGTGGCTTTTTTACGAGAACGATATTTTTTCTGTCCCAATCTGCCGCATTCTCCCATTGAAGGGGGGGAGGCGGCTTCATCCCCGGTTGGGAGCTTCTTGGCCTGCTCCAGACAGAGAATAACTGTTGTTGACAGGCATGAATTCTGGATGGCGCTTGACCAACAAAAAAGGCTGTTCCCACCGTGAGGTGAGAACAGCCTTGGGAACGAGAGCTATCGCAGGATCGATCAATGATCGATGCTGAACGAAGCCTTGAGGTATTCGCGGTTGAGGCGGGCGATGTTGCGAATGGTGATGCCTTTGGGGCAGACGTTTTCGCATTCACGCTCGTTGGAGCAGTTACCGAAACCTTCAGCATCCATCTGCATAACCATGTTGATGGCCCGTTTTTTGGCTTCAAGTTGACCCTGGGGAAGCAGGGCAAGCTGAGAAACCTTGGCGGAAAGAAACAGCATCGGGGTACCGTTGGGGCAGGCGGCGGCACAGGCACCGCAACCGATGCAGGCGGCTGCATCCATGGCCTGCTCGGCGACATGCTGCGGGATAAGGATGGTGTTGCCATCTTGCGGGGATCCGGTGTTGACCGAGACGAAACCGCCGGCAGCGATGATGCGGTCCAGGGCGCCGCGATCAACGATCAGATCTTTGACGATCGGGAAGCCCTGGGAGCGGAACGGCTCGATGACGATGGTGTCGCCATCTTTGAACCGGCGCATGTGCAGCTGGCACAAAGTGGTTTCCTTGTCCGGACCGTGGGCGGTACCGTTGACAACCGCACCGCACATACCGCAGATACCCTCGCGGCAGTCATGATCAAAGGCGATGGGCTCCAAGCCTTTGACAGTTAACCATTCGTTCAGCACGTCGATCATCTCCAGAAAGGAGCTGTCGGTGCTGATGTCTTTGAGAGCATGCTCCTCAAAAGCGCCTTTAGCCAGAGGACCATTCTGTCGCCAAATTTTCACTATTATATTAATCGATTTCGATGACATAAGCTTTCTTCTGCGTTGTGTTTTAAACTTCAGTTATGAATCTGCTTAACTCGGGTCAGATATGCATTACTTGTAGCTACGCTGTGAAGGAGTAACGTACTCGAAGGTCAGCGGCTCCTTGTGCAATTCTGGAGCGGTTCCCGGACCTTTGTACTCCCAAACGGCTACATAGCTGAAGTTTGCATCGTCACGTTTGGCTTCATTTTCCTCTGTCTGGCTCTCTTCGCGGAAGTGACCACCACAGGACTCTTCGCGATGGAGAGCGTCGCGTACCATGAGCTCACCGAACTCGAGGAAGTCGGCAACACGACCGGCACGCTCAAGCGACTGGTTCAGTTCCTGTCCAGAGCCAGGCACGACAACGTTCTCCCAGAAGTCGGCACGGATCTCAGGGATTCTTTTGAGGGCGTATTCCAGACCTTCCTTGTTCCGGCCCATACCACAGTAATCCCACATGATCTTCCCCAGCTCTTTGTGGAAATGATCAACGGTCTGGCCGCCTTTGCCGCTCTTGGTGTTCTTGAGCAGTTTGGCAACATTCTCACGAACGCCGTTGGCAGCTTCCTCGAACGCAGGAAGGTCGGTGGTCGTGGGGACCGGGGCAACGGTGGCCAGGTAGTTCCCGATGGTGTAGGGCAGAACGAAGTAACCGTCAGCCAGACCCTGCATCAGTGCTGAAGCACCGAGGCGGTTGGCGCCGTGGTCGGAGAAGTTTGCCTCACCGCAGGCATAGAGGCCGGGAACGGTGGTCATGAGGTGATAGTCAACCCAGAGGCCGCCCATGGTGTAGTGGATGGCCGGGTAGATCTGCATCGGCTCTTTGGTCGGATCGGTATCGGCAATCTTCTGGTACATATGGAAGAGGTTACCGTATTTACGCAGAACCACGTCGAGTCCGTCGCGTTTGATCGCATCGGCAAAGTCGAGGTAGACGCCGAGACCGGTTTCGCCGATACCGTGGCCCTCATCACAGGCCAGCTTGGCGTTACGGGATGCAACGTCACGGGGAACCAGGTTGCCGAATGAGGGGTATTTACGCTCGAGGTAGTAATCGCGCTCATCCTCAGGAATGTCATTGGCGTGCCGTTTGTCGCCTTTCTTCTTGGGTACCCAGACGCGACCATCGTTACGCAGTGACTCGGACATCAGGGTCAGCTTGGATTGGAAGTCGCCATGCACCGGGATACAGGTCGGGTGGATCTGGACATAGCAGGGGTTACCGAAACCAGCACCCTTCTTGTACGCGCGCCAGGCGGCGGTGACGTTGGAGGCCATGGCGTTGGTGGAAAGGAAGTAGACGTTACCGTAGCCACCGGTGCAGAGCACAACCGCATGGGCGGAGTATTTCTCGATTTCGCCGGTGACGAGGTTACGGACAACGATACCTTTGGCCACGCCATCAACGGTCACGACATCCATCATTTCGCGACGGGTGTACATTTTGACCTTACCGGTTGATACCTGGCGCATCATCGCGGAGTAGGCGCCGAGCAGCAGCTGCTGTCCCGTCTGGCCACGAGCATAAAATGTACGGCTTACCTGGGCACCGCCGAAGGAGCGGTTGGCCATGGTTCCGCCGTATTCACGGGCAAAGGGGACGCCTTGGGCGACACACTGGTCGATGATGTTGTTGGAGACCTGAGCCAGACGATAGACATTGGCCTCACGGGCGCGGAAGTCGCCACCTTTGACGGTGTCGTAGAACAGGCGGAAGATGGAGTCGCCATCGCCCTGATAGTTTTTAGCGGCATTGATACCACCCTGTGCGGCGATGGAGTGGGCGCGACGGGGGCTGTCCTGGATGCAGAACGATTTAACATTGTAGCCCAGCTCGCCCAGGGTGGCGGCTGCGGAGGCGCCAGCCAGGCCGGTGCCGACGATGATGACTTCGTATTTACGTTTGTTGGCGGGGTTAACGAGTTTATTGGAAAAACGGCATTTGTCCCATTTTTCTGCTATCGGTCCTTCAGGTATCTTTGCGTCAAGCTGCATAGTCGTTTCTTTTTGCTGTAGTTAATAAGAATAAAGCTTGTTGGGAGAATTCACGAGCAGGAAAGTGGCCGTAATTTCTCTATCGTCTCTGTCAATTTGTACTCGATTAAAGCAATTGATTTCGGGAGATGACCATCAAGAAGGTGATCAACAAAAAGACGCCGCCCATGATGCCCGCAAGTGCCCAGGTGATCACACGCAACGGATAATCATATTTGGGATGGCTGATGCCGAAGGTCTGAAGCAGAGACCAGAATCCATGGCTGACGTGGAGGAACAGCAGACAAATGCCGGCTCCGTAGATCAGGGTGAAGAATGGGTTGTTCAGTACTTCGGTAACAAAGTCAGAAATTGTTTTTACTTCGGTTTTCTCGACAAAATGGAAGTTTGCGAGGTGGATCAGAATGAAGATGAAGATGGCAACGCCGGTGTACGGCATGGTTTTGGAGCCGATGGTACGGCCGCCGGCTGAGGTCTCAACAGCGTACTTGCCGCCGCGGGCCTTACGGTTCTGCAAGAACAAGATGATACCAGTGATGACATGCAGAAAGAAAATGGTGTACAGGCCGATTTCAAAGATAGGCACAAACGGGCCTAAGGAATGAAGATGATGCGCATAGGCATTAAATGCGCTTCTCCCCCAGAAAATTGTACTGTTGCCTATGGTGTGCACGAGGAGGAACGAGCCCAACATAAACCCAGTAAAAGCCATGATGTACTTTTTGCCCAACGATGAACGACAAGTTTGAATGAACCACGACATAATTACCTTTCCTGAATGAGAGTTAAAAGAATGAAACGGTTGATACGCCAGCGAAACCAGGCTCAGAACTGAAGCGATATTCAGACTGAACGGTCATTCATTAACTCTGGATCACCTGACCTGTCAAGAAAAAAAGGCCCTTGTAATTTCAGCAAATTTTGCTCGAATAGGCCTTAACCGCACCTTAAAAAATATGCGTAATGTGCAAGGTTTTGCCGGGGCAGAATGTCTCAATTCACGACAGCGATGTGTAGTAATGTCACGACAAGGGCTTGAGCTGGGATTGCAAATTTGTGGTCATTATGACATTTGGGATAAGGCGTGATTGATCGCATAGCTGGCACAAAAAAATTGTGCGAGTTGGCGAAGGGGCTGTTCGAGAGGATGGCTGGCTTGCGTGCCGAAGTGAAGGGCTTGAGAGAGCAGTGCACACTTAATACCGTGTTTTCAGCAAAGTAGAAACATTATTCTTTTGCTTGAGCATCAATGGTCGGACTTAATGTATGCGTGCGCCTTGTGAGGCTGTTGCTCTCTTCTCCTGGGGGGCTGGAATCACATGAAGAGAGGGCTTTTTCGCCTCACCGGGGGGCCGCCTCAGACCTGCTCTCCCTTGCGGTGAAAGGCTCCAGGCAATCTCCGGTTTGGGGGGTGCCTTTGCGTAAAGCCAGCCGCTGGTTTGTCAAACAATTGCAAAAATCAACCATCGTGCTAGAGAATCTATCCTCAGGTTACATATGTATACTTTTCAATAACCATGGCAGCCGGACCGTGGGGCTGAACAGTCTTGTCCGGGCTTGCGCACAATGAGAGGGCGATATGCTGCATACCTCCGTTTCCCCCGAAGGTCGATTCAAAGTGGGCAGACACTGCCCCAGCTACCAAGTTGCCAACCTGCGTCAGCAAGAGCATGTATGCTCTTTGGGACAGACCGATCAGGGCAGCGAGTTGTTTAATCACCAAAACTTCCCCGTGAGTGATGTGACGGTCGAAATGGCGCGTCCCATCTACGAGATTCTCAATCCCTTTCCTTTCCGCGGGTGCACCTATATCGATTCCGGCTGGGCAAACGGCAGGGTCGGTCATACTGAACGCATCTGCATCCCTGCAAGGGAAGAGGTGAGTTTGCGGACCCTGCTAGGGCAGCACTGCAACGAACAGACGGCGCAAGCCATAATCGGTCAACTGCCGCTTTCCCTGCGGTATGAGCTCGCAGCCACCTCCACCGATGCCGAAGAGCTGATTTGGCTGGCCAAGTCTTGTTGCCGTATGGTGTATGACCCCAAAGGGGATGCGGTAGGGTTGCGGTATGTGCAACTCGGAGAACGGTACACTGCGGATATCGATGATTTCGAGCTGTTTGAAACCATTGCCAACAACCCATATTTGCCTGACCACTACAAAGAGCTCATGGTGCTCCGTCCCGGCGTCCAGGGAGGAAGCGAGATTGTCGGCGACGTTCACCAGGGACGGACCCATATTTTTGAATATCTGCGAACCAACTCGTACATTCCCTGGGGGCATTATGCAGCCAACTTCGCCCCTGCCTCGATCCGGTATACGATCACCGACCTCTCCGAGGAGGATATGGACGGGCTCAGGCATCTCTATTACCAGCGAATGTTCACCAGTCTGGCGGAGAAACTGGAACTTCCATCCCCCATTCGACGTCGGATTCTGCGTCTCGATGAGTTGGAGTCGCTCAGGTCTTCCATCGTTGAAAAAATGCGGGATCTAGGGGATTCGGTCGACCGGTTCGCCACTCTCTGGGGATGGAATTTTGGTTATGATTTTTCCGGATCAGGATACCGGCTCCACGCCTCGCACCAGATGATTCATCAACAGTATGCCATGGTGCCGCAATGGGTGGATTCCATCGATGGAGAGCGATTCCCGGCCTACTGCTGTGGAGATCTGGTGGCCGATGTGGTTGACCGCTACCGAAAAGAGTATCGGTCTGAATTTTTCGACGATTACCTTAAGGCGATAAACTGTAATACCAGAACCGATGGCGGGGCGGGGGAGAGCTCGCTAGTGGTCTGGCGGGATGAAAACGTGCTCCTTTTTGTGCCCAAGGCCCAGGTTTCCCAGTGGGAATTGAATTTGATGGTCATCGCAGACGGCGCATTCGGACCGGTCGGCAATATCATTGAAGCAGCTACGCCGGTCCGCCGTTCGCTCAATCGGGGTATCCTCAAGGCGCAGCAGGCGCTAGCCGGGCTCGGGGCGGCCATGGTCACCTCGATCGAATACAGTAAACGCATCGGAGTGGAGAACGGGCAGCGTTTGCTGTACAGTTTTCTGCCCAAACTCCCCTGGTCCATGGGGGGCTTCAGCGAGGCCCAGGGGCGCTATATCCTTGGTCATTACCCTGAAGATTTTGCCATTGCCTGCCGCGATCAGCTGAGGCGGTAATGTTTTTTTGAGGTGATGGTTTGGTGAAAAGTCAAAGAACGGAAAATCATCCATCGTGAAATCGGCACGTTACGGAAATAGAAAGGTCGTTCAGCTGTCTTTTTGCGAGCACGACAAATGTGGTAGGCAAGAAAAGAACTGATGAATCTTCCGTAACATGCTACAAGTTGCGGATTGCTTTTGATTAAGGAAGGAGGATTGGCGACGTTAAAGGCCGCTTTCTCCTCAAGATGCAGAAACGGAACATAAGACCATGAAAAAAGGATATTTTGGACAGTGGGGTGGAGCCTTCATCCCAGAGGTGTTGCACGCGACCTTTGACGATCTGAACCGGGCTTATGAAGCCGCTCGCGCCGATGCCTCCTTTTGGCAGGAATATGTCGATCTTATGAGCAATTATTCCTGTCGTCCCACTCCGCTGACTTTTGCGGAAAACTTGACCCGTCATCTGGGCGGGGCCAAGATCTATATCAAGCGGGAAGACCTCAACCACACCGGAGCCCATAAGGCCAACAATGTCATGGGCCAGGGGCTTCTGGTTCGGCGAATGGGCAAGAAGCGGGTCATTGCCGAGACCGGCGCTGGCCAGCACGGTGTGGCCACCGCCACCATGGCCGCCCGATTCGGCTTTGCCTGCACCATCTATATGGGCGAAGAAGACGTGGCCCGGCAACGGCCCAACGTGTTCTGGATGGAAAAGCTCGGCGCTACTGTGGTACCTGTGACCGACGGTTCACGAACGCTGAAGGATGCGATGAACGAGGCCTTCCGCGACTGGGTCGCCTCCATGGACGATACCCATTACGTGATCGGCACCGTCTGCGGGCCCCATCCCTTTCCGGAAATGGTTGCCTGGTTTCAGTCCATCATCGGGATCGA
Coding sequences within it:
- a CDS encoding TRAP transporter large permease subunit; amino-acid sequence: MTTVALFGLLLICMLLGMPIAFALGLSSITTILFFSNDSLASIALKLFEALSSHYTLLAIPFFILSSAFLSTGGVAKRIIRFALSIVGHIRGGMAMASVLACMIFAAVSGSSPATVAAIGSIVIAGMVRAGYPESFAAGVITNAGTLGILIPPSIVMLVYAAATEVSAARMFMAGFVPGLLMGGILMVAIYIVARIKNIPALPWAGFKEVLSSGGSALGGLMLIIIVLGSIYGGIASPTEAAAVSALYAFGVAIFGYRDIGPMKHIPYRKPGEGLGAAIGRNMVQSVIAIPKCVTDKEVNKVLIDASKVSIMLLFIIANAMLFAHVLTTERIPHHLAEMILGMGLEAWSFLIVVNLLLLAAGNFMEPSAILLIMAPILFPIAMKLGIDPIHLGIVMVVNMEIGMLTPPVGLNLFVTAGITGQSIGWVIRASFPWLLLLLLFLALVTYIPQISLCLPEFIDQLHGYN
- a CDS encoding universal stress protein, with the protein product MVPRPEINTILYATDLGEQTRPVFRMAVSQARRYDARILMMHVVPPLGSSALSIVDSYLSREDAEKLHQDGMKNLLATMKARIERFKEEEIEAYNINRVPVTEIIVVSGSYPSHEILRVAEEHKVDMIVMGKSTHSFFNADVMGTTARRVTRFSRIPVLLVPNNPL
- a CDS encoding OadG family protein; translation: MIAEGMKLTLLGVGVVYLFLSLLVVVIKVASRVLKPLTDKEEAAYHALPVKKTVSRRAEEEMQRVMAVINAAITAHQERKAAAALFQERTQSIAATSASLPGGSMQLTESQKYREPRRRPYRAGELFLRDRSTLAGYLYHR
- a CDS encoding biotin/lipoyl-containing protein, which gives rise to MNTISRYKVTVDGITYHVQVEDESGEVASVNRADELQGSKPHRQPIEVRTHLPGNIYEVLCAEGDRVKKGETVVILEAMKMESPIYATEDGVVKSVEVSKGQTVKAGQVLVVIA
- a CDS encoding sodium ion-translocating decarboxylase subunit beta — translated: MKKYCLVWTLVLPTLLLINPFAGTPTALAAEPGLHTVPGMWEMLSQFWQSTGIIQFVLPENGQWTDGVGRLIMIAVGVLLLYLAIAREFEPLLLLPIGFGSILSNIPLAGMNDPGGLLYFIYTIGIKSGAFPLIIFMGIGTLTDFGPMLANPKTALLGAAAQFGIFTTLIGALLLSEYVPGIDFNLLDAASIGIIGGADGPTAIFLSSQLSPRLLGSIAVAAYSYMALVPIIQPPIMRLLTTTGERRIRMSQMRYVGKVEKIVFPLIVLALSIFLLPSAAPLIGMFMFGNLMRECGVVDRLSKTAQNALLNIVTIFLGLGVGAQMTAEKFLNASTLGILFLGVIAFSIGTASGVLMAKLMNLLPGTKINPLIGSAGVSAVPMAARVSHRLGMEADPENMLLMHAMGPNVAGVIGSAVAAGVLLTLKNFAG
- a CDS encoding antibiotic biosynthesis monooxygenase family protein, encoding MIVRVIMTRKVARHGKGLDVTLLPVLSELLMELRSIANQQSGYISGETLRNVHEPEEYVVISTWRSIEDWQRWFANEKRAELEGKVDALIGSPTTYKIYSYY
- a CDS encoding succinate dehydrogenase/fumarate reductase iron-sulfur subunit, producing the protein MKIWRQNGPLAKGAFEEHALKDISTDSSFLEMIDVLNEWLTVKGLEPIAFDHDCREGICGMCGAVVNGTAHGPDKETTLCQLHMRRFKDGDTIVIEPFRSQGFPIVKDLIVDRGALDRIIAAGGFVSVNTGSPQDGNTILIPQHVAEQAMDAAACIGCGACAAACPNGTPMLFLSAKVSQLALLPQGQLEAKKRAINMVMQMDAEGFGNCSNERECENVCPKGITIRNIARLNREYLKASFSIDH
- a CDS encoding fumarate reductase/succinate dehydrogenase flavoprotein subunit; the protein is MQLDAKIPEGPIAEKWDKCRFSNKLVNPANKRKYEVIIVGTGLAGASAAATLGELGYNVKSFCIQDSPRRAHSIAAQGGINAAKNYQGDGDSIFRLFYDTVKGGDFRAREANVYRLAQVSNNIIDQCVAQGVPFAREYGGTMANRSFGGAQVSRTFYARGQTGQQLLLGAYSAMMRQVSTGKVKMYTRREMMDVVTVDGVAKGIVVRNLVTGEIEKYSAHAVVLCTGGYGNVYFLSTNAMASNVTAAWRAYKKGAGFGNPCYVQIHPTCIPVHGDFQSKLTLMSESLRNDGRVWVPKKKGDKRHANDIPEDERDYYLERKYPSFGNLVPRDVASRNAKLACDEGHGIGETGLGVYLDFADAIKRDGLDVVLRKYGNLFHMYQKIADTDPTKEPMQIYPAIHYTMGGLWVDYHLMTTVPGLYACGEANFSDHGANRLGASALMQGLADGYFVLPYTIGNYLATVAPVPTTTDLPAFEEAANGVRENVAKLLKNTKSGKGGQTVDHFHKELGKIMWDYCGMGRNKEGLEYALKRIPEIRADFWENVVVPGSGQELNQSLERAGRVADFLEFGELMVRDALHREESCGGHFREESQTEENEAKRDDANFSYVAVWEYKGPGTAPELHKEPLTFEYVTPSQRSYK
- a CDS encoding succinate dehydrogenase cytochrome b subunit, translated to MSWFIQTCRSSLGKKYIMAFTGFMLGSFLLVHTIGNSTIFWGRSAFNAYAHHLHSLGPFVPIFEIGLYTIFFLHVITGIILFLQNRKARGGKYAVETSAGGRTIGSKTMPYTGVAIFIFILIHLANFHFVEKTEVKTISDFVTEVLNNPFFTLIYGAGICLLFLHVSHGFWSLLQTFGISHPKYDYPLRVITWALAGIMGGVFLLITFLMVISRNQLL
- the trpB gene encoding tryptophan synthase subunit beta; the protein is MKKGYFGQWGGAFIPEVLHATFDDLNRAYEAARADASFWQEYVDLMSNYSCRPTPLTFAENLTRHLGGAKIYIKREDLNHTGAHKANNVMGQGLLVRRMGKKRVIAETGAGQHGVATATMAARFGFACTIYMGEEDVARQRPNVFWMEKLGATVVPVTDGSRTLKDAMNEAFRDWVASMDDTHYVIGTVCGPHPFPEMVAWFQSIIGIEAKKQILAQHGRMPDRVYACVGGGSNAMGIFQGFLDQSGVELIGVEAGGKGIASGQHASRMVEGCGATPGVAQGYKTRFLQTDEGQMLDTHSIAAGLDYVGVSPILADLGEKGRVRFEAATDAEVIEALNLTMRTEGIIPAMESSHAFVQAIKEAPTMDKDQAIIINMSGRGDKDIFTIAHAFDDPSWKAFIVKRADEYR